One segment of Salvia splendens isolate huo1 chromosome 20, SspV2, whole genome shotgun sequence DNA contains the following:
- the LOC121782865 gene encoding ceramide kinase-like isoform X1: METNQDGFNSPPNPDFANADQPSVSCCNFLLDRTGEVVITHTSDGLSWRLVDSLNDEGDNFSCLGFKLVSNTEMEVNIADVFAVNFIGWGLVHESALASLEVSLSDHSSEMYRFTIYVVHKSKTQSSVWTPLVYTFGHKDLEICMSWVNQINSHLNMEVKRPKNLLVLVHPRSGKGHGCKIWETVAPLFSQAKVKTKVIVTERAGHARDMLSSITNRELNLYDGVVAVGGDGFFNEILNGVLLSRHKAPYPPTPSDITPPAASECNVSNHNVNRTLSEHCDHNEDGSPLLRGSENIGLESSNFGKDSESPFPNEMFRFGLIPAGSTDAIVICTTGARDAVTSALHIILGKKVHLDIAQVVRWKETNSANEEPCVRYAASFAGYGFYGDVITESEKYRWMGPKRYDYAGTKVFLQHKSYEAEVSYLEVEAEETSSSPEADPEVHSRRFWCLPKKPDRMTCHVNCAICNSKSNHTNTGSLSLAQDFKGMKWSSSKGRYLSVGAAVISCRNEKAPDGLVADAHLSDGFLHLILIKECPHPYYLWHLIQLARKGGEPLGYKFVEHHKTPAFTFKSLGKEGVWNVDGEPFLAQQLSVQVFRGLVSLFATGPQE, encoded by the exons ATGGAAACAAACCAGGACGGGTTTAATTCTCCCCCAAATCCAGATTTTGCTAATGCTGATCAGCCCTCCGTTTCCTGTTGCAACTTCTTACTCGATCGCACTGGTGAAGTCGTTATTACTCATACTTCAGATGGATTGTCATGGCGACTGGTTGATTCATTGAATGAT GAAGGGGATAATTTTTCTTGTCTGGGATTCAAACTTGTTTCGAATACAGAAATGGAGGTTAATATCGCCGATGTTTTTGCTGTTAACTTCATTGGTTGGGGTCTGGTCCATGAATCTGCTCTTGCCAGCTTGGAAGTATCCCTTTCAGATCATTCTTCTGAG ATGTACAGGTTTACTATCTATGTTGTTCACAAATCAAAGACCCAATCATCTGTTTGGACGCCATTAGTGTACACTTTTGGTCATAAAGATTTGGAGATTTGTATGTCTTGGGTAAACCAGATTAATTCTCATCTGAACATGGAAGTTAAGCGACCTAAGAATCTTCTG GTTTTGGTTCATCCGAGGAGTGGGAAAGGACATGGATGCAAAATATGGGAAACAGTGGCTCCCTTATTTTCTCAGGCCAAAGTTAAAACTAAG GTAATAGTGACAGAGAGGGCCGGACATGCAAGAGATATGCTATCCTCAATTACGAATAGGGAGCTGAATTTGTACGATGGTGTTGTAGCTGTT GGTGGTGATGGGTTTTTCAACGAGATCCTTAATGGCGTTCTCTTGTCAAGGCATAAAGCTCCATATCCACCAACTCCTTCAGATATAACGCCCCCGGCTGCGAGTGAATGCAATGTTTCAAATCATAATGTTAACAGAACACTCTCAGAGCACTGTGATCATAATGAAGATGGATCTCCCCTTCTGAGGGGCTCTGAGAACATTGGGCTTGAATCCTCTAATTTTG GAAAAGATTCAGAGTCACCGTTTCCAAATGAAATGTTCAGATTTGGGCTTATCCCTGCTGGATCTACTGATGCCATTGTTATTTG TACCACTGGGGCTCGAGATGCTGTAACATCAGCATTGCACATCATCCTCGGGAAAAAGGTGCACCTTGATATAGCTCAAGTTGTAAGATGGAAGGAAACAAATTCAGCAAATGAAGAACCATGTGTACGCTATGCTGCTTCTTTTGCTGG GTATGGCTTTTATGGAGATGTCATTACTGAGAGCGAGAAGTATCGCTGGATGGGACCTAAGCGATATGACTATGCTGGGACAAAGGTTTTCCTTCAACACAA GTCATATGAGGCAGAAGTTAGTTATCTTGAAGTCGAAGCGGAAGAAACTAGCTCGAGTCCTGAAGCAGATCCTGAAGTCCATAGCAGAAGGTTTTGGTGTCTTCCCAAAAAGCCTGATCGAATGACTTGTCATGTTAACTGTGCCATATGCAATTCAAAATCCAATCACACAAATACTGGTTCCCTCAGCCTAGCCCAGGACTTTAAAGGAATGAAATGGTCAAGTTCCAAAGGACGTTATCTGAGTGTTGGTGCTGCTGTGATATCTTGCCGGAATGAAAAGGCTCCTGATGGCCTAGTAGCTGATGCTCATCTTTCTGATGGATTCCTGCATCTgatattgataaaagaatgccCTCACCCTTATTATTTGTG GCATCTTATTCAGCTTGCTAGGAAAGGCGGGGAACCCCTGGGCTATAAATTTGTCGAACACCATAAA ACTCCAGCTTTCACATTCAAATCTTTGGGGAAGGAGGGAGTTTGGAATGTGGATGGAGAGCCTTTTCTTGCACAACAGCTATCTGTTCAAGTATTTCGAGGCCTTGTTAGCTTGTTTGCAACTGGTCCCCAGGAATAA
- the LOC121782865 gene encoding ceramide kinase-like isoform X2 translates to MEVNIADVFAVNFIGWGLVHESALASLEVSLSDHSSEMYRFTIYVVHKSKTQSSVWTPLVYTFGHKDLEICMSWVNQINSHLNMEVKRPKNLLVLVHPRSGKGHGCKIWETVAPLFSQAKVKTKVIVTERAGHARDMLSSITNRELNLYDGVVAVGGDGFFNEILNGVLLSRHKAPYPPTPSDITPPAASECNVSNHNVNRTLSEHCDHNEDGSPLLRGSENIGLESSNFGKDSESPFPNEMFRFGLIPAGSTDAIVICTTGARDAVTSALHIILGKKVHLDIAQVVRWKETNSANEEPCVRYAASFAGYGFYGDVITESEKYRWMGPKRYDYAGTKVFLQHKSYEAEVSYLEVEAEETSSSPEADPEVHSRRFWCLPKKPDRMTCHVNCAICNSKSNHTNTGSLSLAQDFKGMKWSSSKGRYLSVGAAVISCRNEKAPDGLVADAHLSDGFLHLILIKECPHPYYLWHLIQLARKGGEPLGYKFVEHHKTPAFTFKSLGKEGVWNVDGEPFLAQQLSVQVFRGLVSLFATGPQE, encoded by the exons ATGGAGGTTAATATCGCCGATGTTTTTGCTGTTAACTTCATTGGTTGGGGTCTGGTCCATGAATCTGCTCTTGCCAGCTTGGAAGTATCCCTTTCAGATCATTCTTCTGAG ATGTACAGGTTTACTATCTATGTTGTTCACAAATCAAAGACCCAATCATCTGTTTGGACGCCATTAGTGTACACTTTTGGTCATAAAGATTTGGAGATTTGTATGTCTTGGGTAAACCAGATTAATTCTCATCTGAACATGGAAGTTAAGCGACCTAAGAATCTTCTG GTTTTGGTTCATCCGAGGAGTGGGAAAGGACATGGATGCAAAATATGGGAAACAGTGGCTCCCTTATTTTCTCAGGCCAAAGTTAAAACTAAG GTAATAGTGACAGAGAGGGCCGGACATGCAAGAGATATGCTATCCTCAATTACGAATAGGGAGCTGAATTTGTACGATGGTGTTGTAGCTGTT GGTGGTGATGGGTTTTTCAACGAGATCCTTAATGGCGTTCTCTTGTCAAGGCATAAAGCTCCATATCCACCAACTCCTTCAGATATAACGCCCCCGGCTGCGAGTGAATGCAATGTTTCAAATCATAATGTTAACAGAACACTCTCAGAGCACTGTGATCATAATGAAGATGGATCTCCCCTTCTGAGGGGCTCTGAGAACATTGGGCTTGAATCCTCTAATTTTG GAAAAGATTCAGAGTCACCGTTTCCAAATGAAATGTTCAGATTTGGGCTTATCCCTGCTGGATCTACTGATGCCATTGTTATTTG TACCACTGGGGCTCGAGATGCTGTAACATCAGCATTGCACATCATCCTCGGGAAAAAGGTGCACCTTGATATAGCTCAAGTTGTAAGATGGAAGGAAACAAATTCAGCAAATGAAGAACCATGTGTACGCTATGCTGCTTCTTTTGCTGG GTATGGCTTTTATGGAGATGTCATTACTGAGAGCGAGAAGTATCGCTGGATGGGACCTAAGCGATATGACTATGCTGGGACAAAGGTTTTCCTTCAACACAA GTCATATGAGGCAGAAGTTAGTTATCTTGAAGTCGAAGCGGAAGAAACTAGCTCGAGTCCTGAAGCAGATCCTGAAGTCCATAGCAGAAGGTTTTGGTGTCTTCCCAAAAAGCCTGATCGAATGACTTGTCATGTTAACTGTGCCATATGCAATTCAAAATCCAATCACACAAATACTGGTTCCCTCAGCCTAGCCCAGGACTTTAAAGGAATGAAATGGTCAAGTTCCAAAGGACGTTATCTGAGTGTTGGTGCTGCTGTGATATCTTGCCGGAATGAAAAGGCTCCTGATGGCCTAGTAGCTGATGCTCATCTTTCTGATGGATTCCTGCATCTgatattgataaaagaatgccCTCACCCTTATTATTTGTG GCATCTTATTCAGCTTGCTAGGAAAGGCGGGGAACCCCTGGGCTATAAATTTGTCGAACACCATAAA ACTCCAGCTTTCACATTCAAATCTTTGGGGAAGGAGGGAGTTTGGAATGTGGATGGAGAGCCTTTTCTTGCACAACAGCTATCTGTTCAAGTATTTCGAGGCCTTGTTAGCTTGTTTGCAACTGGTCCCCAGGAATAA
- the LOC121782144 gene encoding protein LURP-one-related 14-like, whose product MFVPEVRRFVPIVSIVGDEYCYPYLVDLVVKKTVGLSTKHVCVFDGTGTLLVQVVGGCWQLNKKRTMYNCFGAPIITMRRKAHQEWIVHSGERLDGSNLLYTVHKPQSFQLKRKLEIFLSSPITGEICDFRVIGSYICQSFKVYKGETVVAEVKDNSKLKSLGKGSFQARMYPGIDYAFIVSLLLIFTEIHF is encoded by the exons ATGTTTGTACCGGAGGTGAGACGCTTCGTTCCTATAGTGAGCATCGTCGGAGACGAATACTGCTATCCATACTTGGTGGACCTTGTAGTGAAAAAAACCGTAGGTTTATCCACCAAGCATGTGTGTGTCTTTGATGGGACCGGAACCCTACTTGTGCAAGTCGttggagggtgttggcaattgaacaAGAAACGAACCATGTACAATTGTTTCGGTGCGCCTATCATCACCATGCGAAGGAAG GCACACCAAGAATGGATAGTCCACAGCGGCGAAAGACTGGACGGAAGCAATCTTCTCTACACTGTACACAAACCTCAGTCTTTCCAGCTCAAAAGAAAGCTTGAAATTTTCCTATCTAGCCCTATCACTGGAGAAATTTGTGATTTTCGTGTTATTGGAAGTTATATATGTCAATCATTCAAAGTCTACAAAGGCGAAACTGTGGTAGCAGAG GTTAAAGACAACTCCAAACTAAAAAGCTTAGGGAAAGGGAGTTTCCAAGCAAGAATGTATCCTGGGATCGATTATGCCTTTATTGTCTCGTTGCTACTCATATTTACCGAAATACATTTCTGA